A region of the Candidatus Moraniibacteriota bacterium genome:
CAAAAAAGGCTTTAATAAGGGGAAAAGTAATCAATAATCATCAAAAATATGACCAACACTAAAAAGAAAATTGAAGAGCTGAATCAGGTTCTTTCCGATCACTCCGATATGAGGGGAAGTCGGCAAGTGTTCTATCTGTTTCCGCAATTCTATCAGGAAAAGTTATATAAGCTGGAAGTCCTGCTTTCTGAAAAATATGGCATCGCGGGAAAGTCCAAAATTATAGCTCTGGCAGTAAGCTATCTAATCAAGGAAATAGAAAAAGATGAAAAAGTATAAGTTTCAGTCGGCAAACTTTCCCTATCTGGGAAGCAAAATTAGGCAAAGTTCCACCTTGGCGAGTTTTGTAAAGCCAGAAAAGCACAAAGTGCTAATCAGTCCGTTTGCCGGCGGTTGTTCTTTTGAGCTATTCGCTAAACATAGGCTGGGATTGAAAATAATCTCTAATGATTGGTCTCTGGTTTCATATGTTGCCCAGAAAGCATTATTGGAAAATAACACCGCGAAAATATCGCTGAATGATATTTATTATCTCTTCAGAGAAAATACAAACGATGGTTTCGTCAGAAAAAATTACAACAAGTTTTTTACTGATGAAATTTGTGAATTTCTAGACAGAGCTACGGAGAATATTCGACAGCTTCCGGACAGCTACCGAAAATATCTACTTTCCCACTTAATAATCTATTATATTCTCCATACCCTGCCTTACGGCAAATTCGGATGCACCGCGGATATCAGGAATGTTAAGGCTGTGGGGATGGAATTGGCGGTGGCAGAAGCGGTGAAGACATCAGATTCGAGAGCCAATAAACTGCTGAAAAGTGTCCAACATCCGCTGATCATTCTCAAGAAATTGGTGAGGGGAATAAATGCCGGGGTGAAAAATAATAACAAGGTCAATGTGGCATACAACGAAGATGTGCTTGAATTCCTGCCCAAGACAAGGGAATTTGAAAATGAGGCTGTAATGATGGCGGACGCGCCATATTTCGAATCGACGAGTTATTCAATGTATGATGCTTTTTCAGAAATTCTGCTGGGCAAGAAAATCCCTAAAAGCAATAGTGCGTTCAACAGCAAAGAGGTAGAAGAGTGGTTTGATAAATTCTTTGAAGCCTGCCAGCACATTGATCTATGGCTCTTGACCTATGGAGCCAAGGTGGACGAGCCGGGCGCGCTTCATTCGGATAAGTTTCTGGAGATGGTCAAAAAACACCGACCAAATGCGAAACTGCTGATGCTGGAAAATTTCAGCTGGAGCATTAACAATTTATCAGGCAAGAGTCCCAGGGAATGCGAAGAATTTATCGTAATCGCAAAAAAGTAATCAATTAACCAAATGCCAAAATGACAAACCAAAAAATCTATTCAGAAGTAAAACTAGTTCCCATTGGGGAAATTAAGCCCAGCCCTTTTGAAAATGCCAATGAGTTTTCCGAAGAACTTTACGAGGCACTGAAAACAGATATTGACGAATATGGATTAGTCGGACAAGCCTTGGTGGTAAATTCCAAGGACAATACGCTGATTGACGGACACCACCGGCTCAAGGTGATGCAGGAGCTTGGATACACGGAAGTGCCAGTGGTATTTTACGAACCCAAGGATGGGATTGAACACAAAATTCTTTCCATCGCTTGGAACAGGAAACGCGGCACATTCAACGAACAGATACTACACAACACTATCAAAAGCATCCACGATTCAGGAGTATATGGTCTGGAAGAATTGGCTGTGAGATTGGGCTTCAACTATTCAGAAATTCAAGAAAAATTGGAAGCGATAAAAATTGACGAGAATTTGATTAAAAAACTGGAAAGTGATGCCAAAGAACAAGAGGAAGCATTGCCAGTCTTAATGACATTTTCACTGAGTAAAAAGGACGCTGAACTGGTGGAAGAAGCATTGGAATGGGCTAAACAAAAGACCAGAGGAGAAGCGTTAGCGAAGGCGTGTGCGATGTATCTTGGCTTCGCCAAGGAATAGGCAGGAGAAATATAAAGGGAAAAACAGTAAAAATTTATGGCTGAAAGTAAAAAACCAGTATTGATGGGACCGAAAACAGAAGAGGGGATAAAAAAGGTTACCCAGAATCTCAAAAGAGAATCGGTCTTAAAGTCGGGCGGATTCGCCTTTTTGAAGTCCGGTTTAGCCCCAAACTGCCAAAGCTGTATCTTTAGCCACGAGTGCGAGCATTACGCGCCTGAAGCCAAATTTTGCCGAGCAGTGCTGGAATTTGAGAGCCAATTGGAGGACCAAATTATGGCTTTGCCCCAGATTCAGGAAATAGACCGCATTTTGGTCAAAAGGCTCGTGAGAAACTATGGCTTCCTATATATCACGGATAAGTGGTTAGCCAAAGCCTCTCCGTTCCTATTGGAAAACAAGCAGTTTGATTTTCAGCCAATCCTGAAAACCAGGACAGTTTATGAGCGCCTCATAATCCACTTCTGCAGTGCTTTAGGATTAACTCCGGAAGCTAGAAGCAGAATCGGACTGAATGTGGCACAGACATATAGTTTGGCTAAAGAATTAAGCGAACTGGAATATGACGAAGATTAAACCCATCACCAGAGAAAAACTGATTGAATACAAAAAAGACATTGTTGTCTTTCTTCAGGAACAATACATCCTAGAAGATGGTAAGCCGATTAAACTGGAGGAATTTCAAAAGAAAATCCTCAGAGATATTTTCCAGACCAAAAATACAAATGGTTTCAGGAAATACAACCTGGTTTTGATTGGCGTGCCAAAAAAGAATGGAAAATCCACGATGGCATCGGCAGTGGCTTTGTATTCCTTGTTTACTGAAATGAACGGCGAAGTTTACGGAGCGGCAGGCGACAAGGATCAGGCCAAAATTATTTTCCAGATGACCAAGCGAGCCATTGAAAGAAATCCCATTTTGCTTGATTCAGTGAGAATCTACAAAGATGAAATTGTGGTTCCCAGCACAAACAGTGTCTATCGCGTTCTCTCCGCTGACGCCCCAACTGCCCATGGTTTGAATCCCTCCTGCGTGATTTTCGATGAACTTTGGAATCAACCCAATCGTGACCTGTATGACGCGCTAACGCAAAGTCCAGTCCGAAAAGAACCGCTGACTTTTGTGGTAACTTACGCCGGAACAGACCAGACCAGTTTGCTCTATGACATCTATCAGACAGGAATGCAAAAGCGAGACTCCAAAATGTATTTTTTCTGGAGTGAAAATAATTTGGCGAGCTGGGTGAATGAGGAATATCTGGAACAGCAACGGATGCGTCTGCCAGCTGGAGTGTATCAACGACTCCATGAGAACAAGTGGGTGCAGGGTGAAAATGCGTTCATTCAAAAATCGGAAGTGGAAGCCTGTAAAGATTATGCTTTGAAGCCCCAGCTTAACGGCAGGGAAAATATAAAGTATTATCTGGCAGTGGATTTGGGATTAATCCGCGACAGAACAGTTTTGACGATTTGCCACAAAGATAAAAATGATAACCTTATTTATCTCGACTTCATCAAAACTTATCAAGGCACCAAAAAGAACCCGGTGCTCATCAGCGACATTGAGTCGGATATCCTTTGGGCGAATCAAAATTTCAACATCAGAAAAGCCATTTTGGATATCTGGCAGATGAAAAACAGCGCCCAGAAATTAAAAAGGATGGGAGTGAGAATAGAAGAATTTACATTCACATCAAGCACTATTCAGAAATTATCCCAGAACCTCTTCTACTTGTTTCATAATTCTCTCATCAGAATTTTCCCTTGCAAATTGCTGGAAGATGAACTACTGAGTCTGAACGCCGAAGAAAAATCGTATGGTTGGAGATTGGATCATAAGTCGGGAGGATTTTCTGACCATGTCATAAGTCTTGGGATGAGCAGTATGTTCGCCATCCAAGATGAACGGGCGAGTGCTGGAGTGCTCATTTCCGAAAGTCCAACTTTTGAAGAGTTCGAAGCCCAGCTCAAAAAAGAGGAACAGTTACGAGGCAAGGTCATTGAAGCAGGAGTAAAGAAGCCAGAACATATTAAACCTAAACAATCCTTTCCCACACTCAAAGAGTTGGAAGAGTTTCGGGCAAGGAAATACATTCTATGAAGACCAAAACCCAGTCGCTGTTATCGTCCCTGTTTATATCGGCATTATTCGCAACATTCATTTGGACAATGTATGAGCGCTATTGCCAAACAGTCAGATAATAGCTGTTGTCAGTCCCTTTTAATTTGTAATTTTAACCAAAATGATAATCATTCAATTTTTACGAGAAGTGAGCGCGGGAAGATTCTTCCATAATTTGAAAGATGTGAAGAAAATTCATCCAGTTTTTAAGCGGTATATTTCAGAAGTTGGTGAGGATAAGTATCTTATTAAAGACGATGAGAAAATAGTGGCAGAGTGTCGTTTTGATATTTCTGATTTGGAAATGCTTTGCGAAGCGCGATTCTATAATCTAAAAGGCGACCAAGAGTCGCTAAAAAAACTGATTGTTTTTACTCTTCCCAGATATATTGATGAACGAGCTTTCATTGCCGACAGCAACGGTCTGGGATATTACTTCGATGCCACCAATCATTTCCTGATTGACGGTGATAAGTATTATTTAATCGGCAATGATGATGAAAAGCTAATTCCCATTGAGCATTACCGCCTGCCGATAGAAGTGAAAAGGGAAGATTGGCAGGAAAAGCTGAAGAATCTCTTGGAAAAAGCCAAAAGCCAAGGAGTGGATAAGTAGGCCTTGATAGTATTCCCCAAAGAGCTATGGTGTGTCCATAAGTTAAGAGTAAAACAAAATGGATCATATCAAAGACTATTTGGATTACCTGAAACTGGAGCGGTGCTTAAGCGAGCACACGGTCAGGGTCTACAAAAACAATCTGCATGAGTTTCGTGATTATTTAGGAAAGAGCGGTTCAATTAGGGCGACAAAGAGGAAAGACATCCGAGCCTTCCTCTTTTCGTTAGCCAATCAGCCGATTACCAAAAGATTGAAACAAACGACCCTGCGAAATTTCTTCAGATTCTTGGAAGACGAAAATATCATCAGAGATAATCCGATGAAAAATCTGCCGATGCCCAAAGTAATCAGCCGTGAGCCAAGTTATCTTTCAGAATTAGAAGTCAGGAAATTGATTGGCGCGGTGGAAAAGGATGAGTCCAAGTTTCAACCAAGAAACGAGGTGGCAGTTAGGATTTTAGCCGAGACAGGCTTTCGACTCAGTGAATTGACCAATATAAGCCTCAACGACATCAATTTGGAAAACAAAACCATCCGTATTAGGCGGAAAGGCAATGTGGAACAGGTTGTGCCGATTAACAAAAGACTAGCCAAATTATTGAAAGTATTTATGAAGGGCAAAAAACCAAATGAACCGCTGATCAAAAGCAGTCTGGGGAAAAGAATGACTGCGAGGAGGGTTTCTTTGATGCTTCAGAAGTATTTGGAAAAAGCCGGAGTAGCAAGAAAAGGAATATCAGTCCATAGCCTTCGTCACAGCTATTGTGTGAGGCTTTTGGAAAAAGGGGCGAGTCTCCGGGCGACTCAGATTTTGCTCGGACATAAATCTATTGCTACGACGGAAAGATATATGCATCTCACTAAAAATCAGCTGGCGAAGGAAGTGAAGCTGTCCCAGATAGATTGACCGGAGTTCTTTGAAAACTAAAAAAAGAAAACCGATAAGTTAATGGATGGAGAGACAGGATGGACGGGTTGATTTTCGCCGATATAAATGTAATAATAAAATCAACAATTAAATGCCTAACCCTTGTGAGTAAAATCGCAAGGTATGGTATGAAAACCGACTAAAGTGTATTAAGCTCTCCATCCAGAGCACTTTAGTCGGTCATGTCTCGAAAGGGATATGGGTGTCCGCAAGGACATCGCTGGTGGGGAGCTTTGTGTTTTTCTGCCAGCGAAAACTGGCAGTTTTTTAATTCATTAAAAAAACCGACTAAAAAAATGGAAACACAAAACAAGAAGTGCCAATTTTGCGGAGAAGAAATTCTTGCAGAAGCTAAAAAATGCAAACACTGCGGAGAATGGCTGGAGACAGGACACGAGCCAGTTAAAAATTCCAAGAGTAAAGTAGTCGCCTTTTTATTGGCTTGGCTTTTGGGAGGACTGGGAGCGCACAAGTTTTATCTGGGAAAAACAGGACAAGGTTTTCTGTATTTGATATTTTGTTGGACGCTGATTCCATCGTTTGTCGCTTTCTTTGAAGGCATCGGATACATCGCCAGCAGTGATGAAAAATTTGCGAGCAAATATATCAATGGTTCAAATAATAATGAAAACAAGAAAGAAAGTTCTTTCAAGAAAATACTGCTGGCAGTGATAATCGCGGTGGGTGCTTTCTCAATACTGCTGGTTGTGATCGGCAATTCAATGGACGAGGTTGAAAAGAAAAAGAACGAGGCTGTTGTCCAGCCAGCGGAAACTCCAAAGCAGGAAACAGCACCGATTGAAACTGCCCAGGAAAAAATCGTGAGCTATCGGGAATTGAAGAGCTATGAAAAATCTGGCAAGACCTGGAAAAGCATAGTCATCCCTCCCAAAACTTCTCAGGCAGATTTGATCGCATTGGCTAAAGATCTGCACAAAAAAGATGCCAAGAGCTATTTTCACATTTTTGACGATGATGCCAAATTTCAGGAATATATGGATTGGGATATAAATTATGGGAAGGTGAGGGATAAAGACGGAAAAGTAAAAACGATAGATCAATGTTCAGATATGAATTATTGCCAATCGCTTGTCCAACAACAAAAATATGCCTATCCCTTTCCAGAGGCATGGAGTGACAAACACGAGATTGCCATGATCAACGAGATGCTCGACATCAGCAGTGGAATGATGAAGTGGAAGCTGTCCAGTCCGCTGGGAATTGAAATAGTGGGGTTATAGGCTAAGAAAACCGGGGCGAAATGCCTCGGTTTTGTTATGCGGTGGCATCATTTACCCAACTTCAGATAAAAGTCGCACAAATCGCAGAATTTGGCGAAATTTAGGCTCTAAAACCCTTTACCAGAGGTCTGTTTTCTGCTAAAATTGAAGAATAAATGAGGTAAAAACGATGAAGCAGAAAACCGCTCTGGACATTTTGAAATTGGGACACAATGTGTTCCTGACAGGCCCCGCCGGAAGCGGGAAAACTTTTTTATTGAACCAATATATCGATTATCTCAAAAGCAAAAATATCGGAGTGGCGGTGACAGCCTCCACTGGAATTGCCGCGACTCACATGAACGGGCAAACCATCCACAGCTGGTCAGGAATGGGCATCAAGGATGATCTGACTCAAGGGGATTTGCATAAACTCAAAGGCAAATTCTATTATCGCAAACGCTTTGCCAAAACTGGCGTCCTTATCATAGACGAAATATCCATGCTTCATGCTCATCAGTTGGATATGGTCAACAAAGTTTGCAAACTTTTCAAAGACCCATTCTTGCCATTTGGCGGATTGCAGGTAATTTTATGCGGAGATTTTTTTCAGCTTCCGCCAGTTGCCAAAGAAAACCAAAAATCCAAGTTTGTAATTGAGTCTTTGGCTTGGCAGGAAATGAATCCGCAAATCTGTTATCTGGAAGAACAATACCGCCAAGAGGATGAAAAGATGACTAAAATTCTTAATGCCATCAGAAACCAGCAGGTGGATGATAAGATTTTGGGTTTAGTTTTGACGAGAGAAAATAAGCCGATCAGAAGCGATATTTATCCGACTAGGCTTTTTACTCACAACGCCAATGTGGATGCTATCAATAATTTAGAGCTGGACAGAATCAAAGAAAAACCTTTAGCCTACAAGATGCACTCGGACGGCAATGAAAAATTGGTGAACATCATCAAAAAAGGATGCCTTGCTCCGGAACGGCTAGTGCTGAAAATTGGAGCGATGGTGATGTTTGTCAAAAACAATTTTGATCGCGGTTATGTTAACGGCACCTTAGGAAAAATCATTGGCTTTGACGAAAACAAATTGCCGATAGTGGAAACTTTTTCAGGAAAGGAAATTGTAGCGACTCCAGAAAAATGGGCGATTGAAGAAGATGATATAGTGATCGCATCTATCACTCAAATTCCACTTCGTTTGGCTTGGGCAATTACGGTTCACAAAAGTCAGGGAATGACACTGGACGCGGTGGAAATGGATTTGAGCAAATCATTCGAATACGGAATGGGATATGTGGCGTTGTCGCGCCTGCGAACTTTGGATGGTATAAAGCTTTTGGGAATCAATGAAACCGCGCTAGAAGTTAATCCTGAAATTTGCGAACTGGACAAAACACTTCAGGAGTTATCTGAAGCCAGTGTGGTGGAAGTATCAAGCTTAAGCTGGTTTAATAAGAGGACGAAGCAGAAGGAGTTTGTGAAGAAGGTTTCAAAGATTTAGAGTCGGTGGCTTTTTCAAGCATTTGGGCTTAAGACAGTATTATTGACTAGTTTCCTTAATATGGTATACTGTAAATAATCATCTAAACCAACTTAAGAATATATGCAATATTTAGACAAAAAAATCCAAAAAAGAATTGATGACAAATTGAAGTTGCTGAATTCTTTTCGTCCACTGCCATCCTCTGCAGTTAAAAAACTCAGGGAACAATTTGAAGTGGAAATGACCTATAATTCCAATGCGATTGAGGGTAACAGTTTGACTCTCAAAGAAACCTATCTGGTCATCAATGAGGGCATAACCATCAAAGGCAAGCCACTAAAGGATCATCTTGAGGCTAAAAGCCACAAGGAGGCTTTGGACTATTTGTATTCACTGGTGGAAAGCGGAAAGAACAATACCGTGTCGGAAAGGTTTATTAGATCGCTGAATCAAATCGTGATGCAAGATATTGATAAAGAATGGGCGGGAAAATACCGAAACAGCGGGGTGATTATTGGTGGAGCGGATCACAAACCGCCGGAAGCTTTAGAGATTCCGAGACTGATGCAAAATCTTATCAGTTGGGTCGGGGATAACAGTAAGAAAAAAATGCACCCAGTGGAATTAGCCAGTATTTTGCACCACAAGTTGGTCTATATCCATCCCTTTTTTGACGGCAACGGCCGGACTTCACGCTTGACGATGAATATTGTTCTGATGCAGTCAGGATTTCCCCTGGTAATTGTCTTAAAGAATGATCGCAAAAGATATTATCGGTCGCTGTCTCTGGCAGATAAGGGCGACTATGTTCCGTTTGTGAACTTCATTGCTCGGGCGGTGGAGAGAACATTGGATATTTATCTGAAAATACTAATGCCAAGCAAGAAAGGCAAAGAGGAATTTATCCCGTTGGCAGAATTAGCCAAGGATACAAAATTTACGGAAAAATATCTGAATCAACTGGCTCGCAGTGGAAAACTGGAGGCGCACAAGGAAGGACGCAATTGGCTTACCTCCAAAGATGCACTGAAAAGATATTTGGACAGCAGGGAAAGAAAGAGGAAATAATCTTCGAATTCAATGGCAATCTATGAATCGCAAATTAATACCTGGGCAAATCAAGGAGCGACAGTAAGTGCTGC
Encoded here:
- a CDS encoding tyrosine-type recombinase/integrase codes for the protein MDHIKDYLDYLKLERCLSEHTVRVYKNNLHEFRDYLGKSGSIRATKRKDIRAFLFSLANQPITKRLKQTTLRNFFRFLEDENIIRDNPMKNLPMPKVISREPSYLSELEVRKLIGAVEKDESKFQPRNEVAVRILAETGFRLSELTNISLNDINLENKTIRIRRKGNVEQVVPINKRLAKLLKVFMKGKKPNEPLIKSSLGKRMTARRVSLMLQKYLEKAGVARKGISVHSLRHSYCVRLLEKGASLRATQILLGHKSIATTERYMHLTKNQLAKEVKLSQID
- a CDS encoding terminase large subunit, producing the protein MTKIKPITREKLIEYKKDIVVFLQEQYILEDGKPIKLEEFQKKILRDIFQTKNTNGFRKYNLVLIGVPKKNGKSTMASAVALYSLFTEMNGEVYGAAGDKDQAKIIFQMTKRAIERNPILLDSVRIYKDEIVVPSTNSVYRVLSADAPTAHGLNPSCVIFDELWNQPNRDLYDALTQSPVRKEPLTFVVTYAGTDQTSLLYDIYQTGMQKRDSKMYFFWSENNLASWVNEEYLEQQRMRLPAGVYQRLHENKWVQGENAFIQKSEVEACKDYALKPQLNGRENIKYYLAVDLGLIRDRTVLTICHKDKNDNLIYLDFIKTYQGTKKNPVLISDIESDILWANQNFNIRKAILDIWQMKNSAQKLKRMGVRIEEFTFTSSTIQKLSQNLFYLFHNSLIRIFPCKLLEDELLSLNAEEKSYGWRLDHKSGGFSDHVISLGMSSMFAIQDERASAGVLISESPTFEEFEAQLKKEEQLRGKVIEAGVKKPEHIKPKQSFPTLKELEEFRARKYIL
- a CDS encoding ParB/RepB/Spo0J family partition protein, which translates into the protein MTNQKIYSEVKLVPIGEIKPSPFENANEFSEELYEALKTDIDEYGLVGQALVVNSKDNTLIDGHHRLKVMQELGYTEVPVVFYEPKDGIEHKILSIAWNRKRGTFNEQILHNTIKSIHDSGVYGLEELAVRLGFNYSEIQEKLEAIKIDENLIKKLESDAKEQEEALPVLMTFSLSKKDAELVEEALEWAKQKTRGEALAKACAMYLGFAKE
- a CDS encoding PIF1 family DEAD/DEAH box helicase, which gives rise to MKQKTALDILKLGHNVFLTGPAGSGKTFLLNQYIDYLKSKNIGVAVTASTGIAATHMNGQTIHSWSGMGIKDDLTQGDLHKLKGKFYYRKRFAKTGVLIIDEISMLHAHQLDMVNKVCKLFKDPFLPFGGLQVILCGDFFQLPPVAKENQKSKFVIESLAWQEMNPQICYLEEQYRQEDEKMTKILNAIRNQQVDDKILGLVLTRENKPIRSDIYPTRLFTHNANVDAINNLELDRIKEKPLAYKMHSDGNEKLVNIIKKGCLAPERLVLKIGAMVMFVKNNFDRGYVNGTLGKIIGFDENKLPIVETFSGKEIVATPEKWAIEEDDIVIASITQIPLRLAWAITVHKSQGMTLDAVEMDLSKSFEYGMGYVALSRLRTLDGIKLLGINETALEVNPEICELDKTLQELSEASVVEVSSLSWFNKRTKQKEFVKKVSKI
- a CDS encoding Fic family protein, with the protein product MQYLDKKIQKRIDDKLKLLNSFRPLPSSAVKKLREQFEVEMTYNSNAIEGNSLTLKETYLVINEGITIKGKPLKDHLEAKSHKEALDYLYSLVESGKNNTVSERFIRSLNQIVMQDIDKEWAGKYRNSGVIIGGADHKPPEALEIPRLMQNLISWVGDNSKKKMHPVELASILHHKLVYIHPFFDGNGRTSRLTMNIVLMQSGFPLVIVLKNDRKRYYRSLSLADKGDYVPFVNFIARAVERTLDIYLKILMPSKKGKEEFIPLAELAKDTKFTEKYLNQLARSGKLEAHKEGRNWLTSKDALKRYLDSRERKRK
- a CDS encoding DNA adenine methylase, whose protein sequence is MKKYKFQSANFPYLGSKIRQSSTLASFVKPEKHKVLISPFAGGCSFELFAKHRLGLKIISNDWSLVSYVAQKALLENNTAKISLNDIYYLFRENTNDGFVRKNYNKFFTDEICEFLDRATENIRQLPDSYRKYLLSHLIIYYILHTLPYGKFGCTADIRNVKAVGMELAVAEAVKTSDSRANKLLKSVQHPLIILKKLVRGINAGVKNNNKVNVAYNEDVLEFLPKTREFENEAVMMADAPYFESTSYSMYDAFSEILLGKKIPKSNSAFNSKEVEEWFDKFFEACQHIDLWLLTYGAKVDEPGALHSDKFLEMVKKHRPNAKLLMLENFSWSINNLSGKSPRECEEFIVIAKK